The Calliphora vicina chromosome 3, idCalVici1.1, whole genome shotgun sequence genome contains a region encoding:
- the LOC135953343 gene encoding chitin-binding domain protein cbd-1-like, which produces MKMFAKVLSTKHFLLFAVLALSLSQASSNWLTCYSKPNGAVSPVAADCHVYIYCLYETPFTLPCPLGMGFSVSAGRCVQYSQSDCVADNVAPTAAHRQHRGTCDNEQRPENKLACQGQPFGELVPYPGDCSKFLVCNCEYPTVKQCPSGTWFDNTIKVCNYPQNVNCVDGNGSGSTAATTIMTTELTTMDVITTTHDWGKDCEAPDGMQADICLKYNNGLLLRYPYNCNAYINCTMGCPVMNYCPTDKVFNNFLKICDTPDTAQCIELPLPTTTEQPTTTTEETTTELITTTDIPEQCLTPLAVDKHICSNQYQGSYLPYDYNCTAYVICKDEEPCLEYCENGKIFNSLLGICDDDIECHELPLPSTPQEPETTTTISITLPPDVDSDLCQGKQDYTIYPYEGDCTQYLECKDQEVIVENCPQGWLFNSKLMLCDEASEDVCYTGAITTTEEPTTTGEPVYDLCLGQPLGTTFPNKENCALYYYCRGNGHFYVLPCPYNNYYDPYSGNCGPDVSSTACLEPITTTAATTTQATTLSPSQKCANAAVGITYPYEENCAKYIYCKGNGGFLLMNCPYNNYYDPVSGDCEPSDDVDICRKPTTPETTTPEISTTISPATTPKPEPVLGICGNYSNGQLINYPDNCQKYISCVRPIPIGFYCNNNWYFNEQQQKCVPDSEGTCIGLPANETTTAATPSDICQGLKEGDSEIYSSNCQLYYECLGDGYYMLKTCTEGEYFDPLTGQCSAQVGAEYCKQNFDTTLAPPAKPQGICSDQPEGWKVPYPHNCSKYIECAKPIPIGFSCMSDLEFSSEAQECVEPSASDCGLTTTNTPSNTPTLPTPTKPYNQCTNKPDFTLLPYEENCTMFIICLEDMEHWAYCKTGEYFDLTEAKCLASANEESCRASSTTEPTTITTQDPNLGPCYNKPDGSKIPYPNNCTKYIECHYPLNVGYDCPQGLEFSAHYEECVEPNLADCSIKTSPTMPTTTEITTTPQPVETCENKPTGTTLSYPEDCSKYYMCINGQEKLTNCMPQSYYDPATGECDNDVSPTACQGPIAATTTTESSETNTTTAQSPQGPCSDESNGFIYANVQDCSQYYMCLDSSSVLCKCQNQTYYNPYTGECDGQTSNSECKEPITSSTDAPEITTPITETPDGNICCGHKSGSYLPYPGDNTKYVICQYPLPEVYSCPEGSTYDAESLSCKLVATFTISKPECTQLNYGEKYVYKGDCTKYYFCYGSEAVVLDCSFDWNYNPAIDQCVPKVQYKCPW; this is translated from the exons ATGAAAATGTTCGCAAAAG TTTTATCCACCAAACATTTTCTTCTGTTTGCCGTGCTTGCTCTATCCCTCTCACAGGCTTCTAGCAATTGGCTAACATGCTACTCTAAACCAAATGGTGCAGTGTCTCCCGTTGCCGCAGACTGTCATGTTTATATCTATTGTTTGTATGAAACACCATTCACTTTACCCTGTCCTTTGGGCATGGGCTTTAGTGTGTCAGCCGGCCGTTGTGTACAATATAGCCAATCGGATTGTGTAGCTGATAATGTGGCACCCACAGCAGCTCATCGTCAACACAGAGGCACCTGTGATAATGAACAAAGACCCGAGAACAAACTAGCCTGTCAAGGTCAGCCCTTTGGAGAATTGGTACCATATCCGGGAGATTGTTCCAAGTTTTTGGTGTGTAATTGTGAGTATCCAACGGTGAAACAGTGTCCGAGCGGTACTTGGTTTGATAACACAATCAAGGTATGTAATTATCCACAAAATGTGAATTGTGTTGATGGGAATGGGAGTGGCTCAACGGCGGCAACAACTATTATGACTACAGAGCTAACGACAATGGATGTTATAACAACAACTCATGATTGGGGCAAAGATTGTGAGGCTCCTGATGGCATGCAGGCtgatatttgtttgaaatacaaTAATGGCTTGCTGTTGCGTTATCCCTATAATTGCAATGCCTATATTAATTGTACCATGGGATGTCCGGTTATGAACTATTGTCCAACTGACAAagttttcaataactttttaaaaatttgtgataCCCCAGATACGGCACAATGTATAGAGTTGCCTTTGCCAACTACCACCGAACAGCCCACAACTACCACAGAGGAAACTACTACCGAGCTAATTACCACTACCGATATACCAGAACAGTGCCTAACTCCCTTGGCTGTAGACAAACATATTTGCTCTAATCAATACCAGGGCAGCTATCTACCATATGACTACAACTGTACAGCCTATGTGATATGCAAGGACGAGGAACCCTGTCTGGAATATTgtgaaaatggtaaaattttcaattcctTATTGGGCATCTGTGATGATGATATAGAATGTCATGAATTACCTCTACCCAGCACTCCCCAGGAACCCGAAACCACCACAACAATTTCCATTACCCTGCCACCAGATGTAGATTCTGACTTGTGTCAGGGTAAACAGGATTATACCATATATCCCTATGAGGGAGATTGTACACAATATTTGGAGTGTAAAGATCAAGAAGTCATAGTTGAGAACTGTCCCCAAGGCTGGCTATTTAACTCAAAACTAATGCTGTGTGATGAAGCCTCAGAGGATGTTTGTTATACAGGAGCTATTACCACAACTGAAGAGCCTACCACCACCGGAGAACCGGTTTATGATCTATGTTTGGGCCAGCCGTTAGGCACCACTTTCCCTAACAAAGAAAATTGCGCCCTGTATTACTATTGTCGAGGCAATGGCCACTTTTATGTGCTTCCTTGCCCCTATAATAATTACTATGATCCCTATTCGGGTAACTGTGGTCCTGATGTTTCCAGCACCGCTTGTCTGGAACCTATAACCACTACAGCAGCCACTACAACACAGGCCACAACTTTAAGTCCCTCGCAAAAGTGTGCCAATGCAGCGGTCGGCATCACCTATCCGTATGAGGAAAATTGTGCCAAGTATATATATTGCAAGGGCAATGGAGGATTTTTACTAATGAATTGTCCCTATAACAACTATTACGATCCGGTATCGGGTGATTGTGAGCCCAGTGATGATGTTGACATATGTCGCAAACCAACTACACCCGAGACAACCACCCCCGAAATCTCCACTACCATATCACCAGCCACAACTCCCAAACCTGAGCCTGTTCTGGGTATATGTGGCAATTATAGCAATGGCCAGCTTATAAACTACCCCGATAATTGCCAGAAATATATCAGCTGTGTTAGGCCCATACCCATAGGCTTTTATTGCAACAATAATTGGTATTTCAATGAGCAGCAACAGAAATGTGTGCCCGATTCTGAGGGCACTTGCATAGGCTTGCCTGCAAACGAAACAACAACAGCGGCCACCCCCAGTGATATTTGTCAGGGCCTTAAAGAAGGAGATTCAGAAATATACAGCAGTAATTGTCAGCTCTACTATGAGTGCCTGGGTGATGGTTATTATATGTTAAAGACTTGTACTGAAGGCGAATATTTCGATCCTCTTACTGGCCAGTGCAGTGCTCAAGTGGGCGCTGAATACTGTAAGCAAAACTTTGATACTACTCTAGCACCCCCAGCAAAACCTCAAGGCATTTGTTCGGACCAACCAGAGGGCTGGAAAGTACCCTATCCCCATAATTGCTCTAAATATATAGAGTGTGCCAAGCCCATACCCATAGGTTTCAGTTGTATGAGTGATTTGGAATTCAGCTCAGAAGCTCAGGAATGTGTGGAGCCCTCGGCCTCAGATTGTGGTCTTACCACAACCAACACACCCAGCAACACGCCCACTTTGCCCACACCTACTAAGCCTTATAATCAATGTACAAATAAACCAGATTTTACCCTGCTGCCCTATGAAGAAAACTGTACCATGTTTATTATTTGCCTCGAAGATATGGAACATTGGGCCTATTGTAAAACAGGAGAATACTTCGATTTAACTGAAGCTAAATGTTTGGCCAGTGCTAATGAGGAGTCTTGTAGAGCCAGCAGTACCACTGAGCCTACAACTATTACCACCCAAGATCCCAATTTGGGTCCATGCTATAACAAGCCAGATGGCAGTAAAATTCCCTATCCCAATAATTGCACGAAATATATAGAATGTCATTATCCCTTAAATGTGGGTTATGATTGTCCCCAAGGTTTGGAATTCAGTGCCCATTATGAGGAGTGTGTTGAGCCCAACTTGGCTGACTGTAGCATTAAAACTAGCCCCACCATGCCAACGACAACAGAGATCACCACCACTCCTCAGCCTGTTGAGACTTGTGAAAACAAACCTACTGGCACTACACTGTCCTATCCAGAAGATTGTTCCAAATACTATATGTGCATTAATGGCCAAGAGAAATTAACCAATTGTATGCCCCAAAGTTACTATGATCCAGCTACGGGAGAATGTGACAATGATGTATCCCCTACAGCTTGTCAGGGTCCTATAGCTGCTACCACAACCACAGAATCATCGGAGACAAATACTACCACTGCTCAATCTCCACAAGGACCTTGTAGTGATGAATCCAATGGTTTTATCTATGCCAATGTACAGGACTGTTCTCAATACTATATGTGCTTGGATAGCTCTTCGGTATTGTGTAAATGCCAAAATCAAACCTATTACAATCCCTATACGGGAGAATGTGATGGCCAAACCTCAAATTCCGAATGCAAAGAACCAATAACATCAAGCACAGACGCTCCTGAAATTACTACACCAATTACTGAAACCCCGGACGGCAATATTTGTTGTGGCCATAAATCCGGTAGTTATTTACCATATCCCGGCGATAATACTAAATATGTTATATGCCAATATCCCTTGCCGGAAGTCTACAGCTGTCCCGAGGGCAGTACCTACGATGCCGAAAGCTTAAGCTGTAAATTGGTGGCCACTTTTACAATCTCAAAACCAGAATGTACCCAATTAAATTATGGGGAAAAATATGTCTATAAAGGTGACTGCACTAAATACTATTTCTGTTATGGCTCAGAAGCGGTAGTTTTGGATTGCAGTTTCGATTGGAACTACAATCCGGCAATAGATCAATGTGTGCCAAAGGTGCAATATAAATGTCCCTGGTGA
- the LOC135953346 gene encoding peritrophin-44-like, which yields MFWNKAYCFVLILCYGTSFGNSQATPSLPTLTDLELKELCQGLEFQFVAHPSIQQNYIICVPGAGVEKSCAASECFDERNPPCSTTCNANTNVADQKTKDYCNDDDTPLLDRVSNDKDCESYYLCVGKNIDPLSQKCPPNQHFSEKHNTCMSYHEANCEASSKWCKKRKDNTRFPKDNCYEYYECENELALTKSCAYNEHFDRDLGKCVSGMCEDDKRVPDCKNKHDGVRVAHAKCYKYFVCLNQSLYEAQCASGYYYDGDRSVCVRDVNNVCNDD from the exons atgttttggaataaag CTTATTGTTTCGTTTTAATTCTTTGCTATGGTACCAGCTTTGGTAACTCACAGGCCACACCCAGTTTGCCCACTTTAACGGATTTGGAATTGAAAGAG CTATGCCAAGGActtgaatttcaatttgttgCACATCCCTCAATCCAGCAAAATTACATCATATGTGTACCAGGCGCTGGTGTCGAAAAATCGTGTGCTGCAAGCGAATGCTTTGATGAACGTAATCCACCCTGTTCCACAACCTGTAATGCAAACACAAATGTGGCCGATCAGAAAACCAAAGACTATTGCAATGATGACGATACCCCCTTATTGGATCGTGTGTCTAATGACAAAGATTGTGAATCCTATTACTTGTGTGTGGGTAAAAATATCGATCCGCTTTCACAAAAATGTCCACCTAATCAACActtttccgaaaaacacaatacttGCATGAGCTATCATGAAGCCAATTGTGAGGCCAGCTCGAAATGGTGTAAAAAGCGAAAAGATAATACACGTTTCCCCAAGGACAACTGCTATGAATATTATGAGTGTGAAAATGAACTGGCCCTTACAAAATCCTGCGCGTACAATGAACACTTTGATAGAGATTTGGGTAAATGCGTGAGTGGCATGTGTGAAGATGATAAGAGAGTTCCGGATTGTAAGAATAAACATGATGGGGTTCGTGTGGCCCATGCTAAATGCTATAAGTATTTTGTGTGCCTAAATCAGTCGTTATATGAGGCCCAATGTGCATCGGGTTACTATTACGATGGCGATCGTAGTGTGTGTGTAAGGGATGTTAATAATGTTTGTAATGacgattaa
- the LOC135955726 gene encoding mucin-22-like, protein MKLFVIVLNILCYFWPTQGYTVGRNGISINVCSQGGQYHADPYDCHYFIQCSNGIPYRQKCATPLFWNQKLLTCQWSGDHCSEQIATTTTTEATTTTKATTTTEATTELGTTTTDGKFLSERTTTEEIPVETTTEIKTEVSTTPDGTSSTEASTSKDCATEVSTSSEAASSTDTTISTPEATAETPAPETTPPTSNESSTEISSTSEAATKNPLESSTETTATTVGCDDGDVESSLNCEYYIQCVNGQQIIIKCPDGTYWNQQIVACTIDNSQCDDSTPAIGTTGSDSSSSESTSKETTLNGNREPTGSASTSAESSSSEPTTPTVATEITDDTSTSQNDSTAEAGSSSETTAGGTTEGITNQSTTENGSSTEPTTSNGSTESSSISSETTTDKSTSESESSSETTTRGSIEGDTTLNGTTENESSPENTEITSDDSTGSTTTSSGSTESGVTSEPTISNGSTESETTSSATESSNGSTENETTSSATESSNGSTENETTSSGTTVSSSSTDPTTPNESTETTENGVTSKPTTSNGSTESETTSSATESSNGSTESETTSSATESSNGSTENETTSSATESSNGSTESETTSSATESSNGSTENETTSSGTTETTESNSTSESSTSHESTGKTTTSETESSSETTASNGSTESEDTPNGSTEIGSTLEATEITTDSGGSTADTTSSNGDTESTENTTSKGTTETADSTTSQEATDLTTNQSSSETTTSNSVSESTDGKSSTDSASTLEVTTSSVPNESSTESASTAEGSSNSTPITTTEATATTELNVCLNTFQDYHADPKDCRKFIECVNGQPISLNCPVLHYWDVQLGSCVKGDCPNVTTIAAVSPIAHSDCPIIDDVNHAVMLPYPLDCSKYYSCSNGYAYLQQCPNYLQWSTLTYRCDYPNVAKCSQAPSMLTPPQTVVGSPNGLTASLTGEVIYQLHPNDCSRYYKCQTLACPINYHWNSLTQTCDFPHNSHCPFTAGVAVSIGSNINPSVQSLNTPTTANVGDIFAQIYPNDCSKYYQCQAMLCPGNYHWSFRSEKCDLPQLAECQVQPQLPAVVVETSSIAVPTAFTAPPTPIVALAPNVVTENPNMACPECASMCEGYQHLYLPHPHDCHKFIQCNGWSYIHTCPDNLFWNAKLNTCDRVCVTI, encoded by the exons ATGAAATTATTTgtaatagttttaaatattttgtgctaTTTCTGGCCTACACAGGGATATACAGTGGGTAGGAATGGAATTTCTATAAATGTGTGCTCTCAGGGCGGCCAATATCATGCTGATCCCTATGATTGccattattttattcagtgcagtAATGGTATTCCATATAGACAGAAATGTGCTACTCCTTTGTTTTGGAATCAAAAACTATTGACTTGTCAATGGTCTGGAGATCATTGTAGTGAACAGATTGCAACTACAACTACCACAGAAGCTACAACTACTACAAAAGCTACAACTACCACAGAAGCTACAACAGAGCTAGGAACTACAACTACAGATGGGAAGTTTTTATCAGAGAGGACAACTACAGAGGAAATTCCAGTAGAAACCACTACGGAAATAAAAACTGAAGTTTCAACGACACCCGATGGCACCTCTTCGACAGAGGCTAGCACTTCCAAAGACTGTGCAACAGAAGTTTCCACTTCGTCTGAAGCCGCATCTTCAACAGATACTACAATTTCTACACCAGAAGCTACAGCTGAGACACCAGCACCAGAAACTACACCCCCAACCTCTAACGAGTCTTCAACTGAAATTTCTTCCACATCGGAggcagcaacaaaaaatcctTTGGAATCTAGTACTGAAACGACCGCAACCACAGTAGGATGTGATGATGGTGATGTTGAATCCTCTTTAAATTGTGAATACTATATACAGTGTGTCAATGGCCAGCAGATAATAATCAAATGTCCCGATGGTACATATTGGAATCAACAAATTGTGGCATGTACCATAGATAATAGTCAGTGCGATGACTCTACACCAGCAATTGGTACAACAGGAAGTGATTCCAGTTCTTCGGAAAGTACTTCCAAAGAAACCACGCTTAATGGAAATAGAGAGCCAACTGGCTCTGCATCAACTTCAGCAGAAAGTTCTTCTTCCGAACCAACTACTCCAACGGTAGCTACAGAGATAACTGACGATACATCGACTTCCCAAAATGACTCTACAGCAGAGGCAGGATCTTCGAGTGAAACAACTGCTGGTGGAACCACTGAGGGAATAACAAATCAATCAACTACCGAAAATGGATCTTCCACAGAGCCCACAACTTCCAATGGATCTACTGAAAGCAGCAGCATTTCAAGTGAAACCACTACAGATAAATCTACTTCTGAAAGTGAATCGTCTTCCGAGACAACCACTCGTGGATCTATAGAAGGTGATACGACTTTAAATGGAACAACTGAAAATGAATCGTCGCCTGAAAATACGGAGATAACATCTGATGATTCTACAGGAAGTACAACAACTTCAAGTGGATCCACCGAAAGCGGTGTGACTTCAGAACCAACAATTTCTAATGGATCTACAGAAAGCGAAACCACTTCAAGTGCAACTGAATCTTCAAATGGATCTACAGAAAACGAAACCACTTCAAGTGCAACTGAATCTTCAAATGGATCTACAGAAAACGAAACAACTTCAAGTGGAACTACCGTAAGTAGTTCTAGTACCGATCCAACAACTCCAAACGAATCTACAGAAACAACTGAAAACGGTGTGACTTCAAAACCAACAACTTCTAACGGATCTACAGAAAGCGAAACCACTTCAAGTGCAACTGAATCTTCAAATGGATCTACAGAAAGCGAAACCACTTCAAGTGCAACTGAATCTTCAAATGGATCTACAGAAAACGAAACAACTTCAAGTGCAACTGAATCTTCAAATGGATCTACAGAAAGCGAAACCACTTCAAGTGCAACTGAATCTTCAAATGGATCTACAGAAAACGAAACAACTTCAAGTGGAACTACAGAAACTACTGAAAGTAACTCGACCTCAGAAAGCTCAACTTCTCATGAATCTACCGGAAAAACAACTACTTCCGAAACTGAATCATCTTCCGAGACAACAGCTTCTAATGGATCTACAGAAAGTGAAGACACTCCAAATGGAAGCACTGAAATTGGCTCAACCTTAGAAGCCACGGAAATAACCACCGACAGTGGCGGCTCAACAGCAGACACTACTAGCTCCAATGGAGATACCGAATCAACAGAAAATACTACTTCTAAAGGCACAACGGAAACTGCAGACAGCACTACCTCCCAGGAAGCCACCGATTTGACTACAAATCAGTCTTCCTCGGAAACTACAACTTCAAATTCAGTTAGCGAATCGACCGACGGCAAATCATCAACCGACAGTGCATCCACTTTGGAAGTAACTACTTCCTCTGTGCCAAATGAATCATCAACTGAAAGTGCGTCAACTGCTGAGGGATCCTCAAACTCCACTCCTATTACAACTACAGAAGCAACTGCTACCACTGAACTTAATGTCTGCCTAAATACTTTCCAAGACTATCATGCAGATCCAAAGGATTGCAGAAAGTTCATAGAATGTGTCAATGGCCAACCCATTAGTCTTAACTGTCCTGTGCTGCATTATTGGGATGTCCAGCTGGGATCCTGTGTTAAGGGTGATTGTCCTAATGTCACAACTATAGCAGCC GTCTCACCCATAGCCCACAGTGATTGTCCAATTATTGACGATGTTAATCATGCTGTAATGTTGCCCTATCCCCTGGACTGTAGTAAATATTACAGCTGTTCGAATGGTTATGCCTATTTGCAGCAGTGTCCCAATTATTTGCAATGGAGTACTCTAACCTATCGCTGCGATTATCCCAACGTAGCCAAATGTAGCCAAGCGCCAAGCATGTTGACACCACCACAAACGGTAGTTGGCTCCCCCAATGGCTTAACAGCCTCATTGACGGGTGAGGTAATTTATCAATTGCATCCCAACGATTGCAGCAGATACTATAAATGTCAGACCCTGGCATGTCCCATTAACTATCATTGGAATTCCTTGACACAAACCTGTGATTTTCCCCATAATTCTCATTGTCCTTTTACGGCCGGAGTGGCCGTGTCCATAGGCTCTAACATAAACCCATCTGTACAGTCCCTCAACACACCTACAACAGCTAATGTGGGTGATATATTTGCCCAAATATATCCCAACGATTGCTCGAAATACTATCAATGTCAGGCAATGTTGTGTCCAGGCAACTATCATTGGAGTTTCCGCTCAGAAAAATGTGATTTGCCGCAATTGGCCGAGTGTCAAGTGCAGCCTCAATTGCCTGCTGTAGTAGTTGAAACTAGCTCTATTGCTGTACCCACTGCTTTCACCGCCCCGCCAACACCAATCGTGGCACTGGCACCTAATGTAGTAACGGAAAATCCTAATATGGCATGTCCTGAGTGTGCTAGCATGTGTGAGGGCTATCAACATCTCTATTTGCCACATCCCCACGATTGTCATAAATTTATACAGTGCAATGGCTGGAGTTATATACACACCTGTCCAGACAATCTATTTTGGAACGCTAAATTAAATACATGTGATCGTGTTTGTGTTACAATCTAA